A region from the Nonlabens sp. YIK11 genome encodes:
- a CDS encoding PUR family DNA/RNA-binding protein yields MSDRDYQEQEEIYSKVVRAGRRTYFFDVRSTKADDYYLTITESKKFTNDDGSFHFKKHKIYLYKEDFAEFGDTLKEVTDYIIDQKGDEVISERHKADFKKEDSASPASDDATEPNHPASFTNVDFDDI; encoded by the coding sequence ATGAGCGATAGAGATTATCAGGAGCAGGAAGAAATTTATTCAAAAGTAGTTCGTGCAGGAAGACGCACTTATTTCTTTGACGTACGATCTACAAAGGCAGACGACTACTACCTCACGATTACAGAAAGCAAGAAGTTCACCAATGATGACGGTAGCTTTCACTTCAAGAAACACAAGATTTACTTGTACAAGGAAGACTTTGCAGAATTTGGCGATACGCTTAAAGAGGTGACCGACTACATCATCGACCAGAAAGGCGACGAGGTCATTTCAGAGCGCCACAAAGCCGATTTCAAAAAAGAAGATTCAGCCTCACCAGCCTCAGACGATGCTACAGAGCCTAATCACCCGGCAAGCTTTACCAACGTAGACTTCGACGATATTTAA
- a CDS encoding M14 family zinc carboxypeptidase: MRNLVLVLAVFFAFAKAVTAQTIVDPQMDYYLPTDVTYNPNIPTPEEVIGYVPGKWHVTHDKLVQYMTALASASDRITIENRGKTFEDRPLILLTVSSPSNLQNVEALRQAHQANIDGTSSENNPIVIYQGFSIHGNEASGSNAALLYAYYLAAAQGSKIDEMLNNTVVLLDPSFNPDGLQRFAGWVNQHKNENITIDGNDREYDEAWPGGRTNHYWFDMNRDWLPVQLPESRVRIATFNKWMPNILTDHHEMGTNSSFFFQPGIPSRTNPLTPQMNQELTKEIGNYHSAALDKIGSFYYTEESFDDFYYGKGSTFPDVNGGIGILFEQASSRGHAQESVNGVLTFPFTIRNQFTAALSTLAAANGMKDKLLNYQAKFYRDAANETKSGNIIFGDAKDSGKTDAFAEVLLRHEIRLKELNQDVQVDGKEYKKGYAYVIPKSQKKSRLIQALFQKDTEFTDSLFYDISAWTFPLAFDLDYSMNAGNIATGADVTATMDQNSFEIHKASSTKKPLAVSDYAYLMEWNEYETPKVLNKLLRDEIIAKVAMQPFTLNGKTYDYGTIMIPVSRQPFSKNELQERLQEYTNETAVVMDAVSTGLTTGIDLGSNSFVPLQDPKIALVIGDGIDSYDAGEIWHLMDQRYDIAITKIERDRLGRADLSNYNTIIYPNSYGSPDKSTMESLQSWVRSGGTFIGFGNSLRWMSSSKMLPVTFKSTENPAKNVTFEQRGDFNGAQVIGGAIFETQLDRSHPVAFGYKDSQLPIFRNTTMFVEADSTSYRNPIKYTNEPLMAGYISKPNLAALRNTRPFVHNNYGRGDVIGFTDNTNFRAFWYGTNKLMMNAIFFAKAM, from the coding sequence ATGAGGAATCTTGTACTAGTGCTGGCTGTTTTTTTCGCTTTCGCGAAAGCGGTAACCGCACAAACCATTGTTGATCCACAAATGGATTACTACTTACCCACAGACGTCACCTACAATCCCAATATCCCAACACCTGAAGAAGTGATAGGGTACGTTCCCGGGAAATGGCATGTGACCCACGACAAGCTGGTTCAGTACATGACGGCGCTCGCCAGTGCCAGCGACCGCATCACTATCGAGAATCGAGGCAAGACCTTTGAGGACCGACCCTTGATCCTACTTACCGTGAGCTCGCCCAGCAATCTGCAAAATGTGGAAGCGTTGCGCCAGGCACATCAAGCAAATATTGATGGTACATCCAGTGAAAACAATCCTATTGTAATATATCAGGGTTTTTCCATTCATGGGAATGAAGCTAGTGGTTCCAATGCTGCATTGCTTTATGCCTACTACCTGGCGGCTGCACAGGGATCCAAAATTGATGAGATGCTGAACAATACCGTGGTGTTGCTGGATCCCAGTTTTAATCCTGATGGACTGCAGCGTTTTGCAGGTTGGGTGAATCAGCATAAAAACGAAAACATCACTATTGATGGCAATGACCGCGAATATGACGAGGCGTGGCCTGGTGGTCGTACCAATCACTACTGGTTTGATATGAATCGCGACTGGTTGCCGGTACAATTGCCAGAATCCAGAGTACGCATCGCTACCTTCAATAAGTGGATGCCCAATATCTTGACCGACCATCACGAGATGGGAACCAATTCCAGCTTCTTCTTCCAGCCAGGAATACCTTCTAGGACCAACCCATTGACCCCACAAATGAACCAAGAACTTACCAAGGAAATAGGTAATTATCATTCCGCGGCGCTGGATAAAATAGGATCCTTTTATTATACCGAGGAAAGTTTTGATGACTTCTATTACGGTAAGGGCTCCACGTTTCCAGATGTAAACGGTGGCATAGGGATTTTGTTTGAGCAGGCGAGTTCCCGTGGACATGCGCAGGAATCAGTCAATGGGGTTTTGACTTTTCCATTTACCATACGCAACCAATTTACCGCAGCGCTAAGCACGCTGGCTGCTGCCAACGGTATGAAAGACAAACTATTGAACTATCAAGCGAAGTTCTATAGAGATGCTGCCAATGAAACCAAATCAGGCAATATCATTTTTGGCGATGCCAAAGACTCTGGAAAAACCGATGCGTTTGCAGAGGTTTTACTACGCCATGAGATACGATTAAAGGAGCTCAACCAAGATGTCCAAGTAGACGGAAAAGAATACAAGAAAGGTTATGCATACGTCATTCCCAAGTCGCAGAAGAAAAGTAGATTGATCCAAGCCTTGTTTCAAAAAGACACTGAATTTACAGACAGTCTTTTCTATGACATTAGCGCATGGACGTTCCCGCTGGCTTTTGATCTGGACTATTCCATGAATGCTGGAAATATTGCTACTGGAGCAGACGTGACCGCCACGATGGACCAAAATTCTTTTGAGATCCATAAAGCTTCCAGTACCAAAAAGCCTCTTGCGGTTTCAGACTACGCCTACCTGATGGAATGGAATGAATACGAAACACCTAAGGTATTGAACAAGCTATTGAGGGATGAGATCATTGCCAAAGTGGCGATGCAGCCCTTCACGCTCAACGGTAAAACGTATGACTATGGTACGATCATGATACCGGTATCGAGACAACCTTTTTCCAAAAATGAACTGCAGGAGCGTTTGCAGGAATATACTAATGAGACAGCGGTGGTAATGGATGCGGTTTCTACGGGATTGACCACAGGAATCGATTTGGGATCTAATTCGTTTGTGCCTTTGCAAGATCCCAAAATTGCGCTGGTGATAGGCGATGGCATTGATTCTTACGATGCTGGTGAGATCTGGCATTTGATGGACCAACGTTATGATATTGCGATCACTAAGATAGAACGCGATCGTCTAGGCCGTGCCGACTTGAGCAATTACAACACTATCATCTATCCCAATTCTTATGGGTCGCCAGACAAGAGCACGATGGAAAGCCTGCAGTCTTGGGTACGCTCTGGTGGTACCTTTATAGGTTTTGGCAATTCGCTGCGCTGGATGTCCAGTAGCAAGATGTTACCAGTGACGTTTAAGTCCACTGAAAATCCTGCCAAAAACGTGACTTTTGAGCAACGCGGTGATTTTAACGGCGCACAGGTCATAGGTGGAGCCATTTTTGAAACCCAACTGGATCGATCGCATCCTGTTGCTTTTGGGTATAAGGACAGCCAGCTGCCTATATTTAGAAACACAACTATGTTTGTAGAGGCTGATAGCACTTCCTATCGCAATCCCATCAAATACACCAATGAACCTCTCATGGCAGGATATATTTCTAAACCCAACCTAGCAGCTTTGAGAAATACCAGACCCTTTGTACACAACAACTATGGCCGAGGTGATGTTATCGGCTTTACCGACAATACCAATTTTAGAGCCTTTTGGTACGGCACCAACAAGTTAATGATGAACGCCATATTCTTTGCAAAGGCCATGTAA
- the typA gene encoding translational GTPase TypA, whose amino-acid sequence MKDIRNIAIIAHVDHGKTTLVDKILHHCEIFRENENTGELILDNNDIERERGITILAKNVSVMYKGTKINIIDTPGHADFGGEVERVLNMADGVLLLVDAFEGPMPQTRFVLQKAIDLGLKPCVVVNKVDKENCTPDEVHESVFDLMFELGAEEWQLDFPTVYGSAKNNWMSEDWKNETSNIEPLLDMVIEHVPAPKVEEGTTQMLITSLDFSNYTGRIAIGRVKRGSMKEGQNVTLCKRDGSMTKTKVKEVYVFDGMGKAKAEEVMAGDICAIVGLEGFEIGDSVADFENPEAMETIAIDEPTMSMLFTINDSPFFGKDGKFVTSRHIKDRLTKELEKNLALQVHDTGAADKFMVFGRGVLHLSVLIETMRREGYELQIGQPQVIIKEVDGVKCEPIEELSIDLPENVSGKAVDMVTLRKGEMTSMAPKGDRMLIEFKIPSRGIIGLRNQLITATAGEAIMNHRFIGFEPYKGEISGRINGSMISMEKGTAIPYSMDKLQDRGKFFIHPGEEIYGGQVVGENSRPDDLAINLTKTKKLSNVRSAGNDDKVKIAPPVKFTLEEALEYIQKDEYVEVTPNHLRLRKIYLDENERKRRGKELS is encoded by the coding sequence ATGAAAGATATTAGAAACATTGCGATTATTGCTCACGTTGACCACGGTAAAACCACACTGGTTGATAAGATCTTGCACCACTGTGAGATTTTCCGTGAGAATGAAAATACGGGAGAATTAATCCTTGATAACAACGATATTGAAAGAGAACGTGGGATCACGATTCTTGCAAAGAATGTATCTGTAATGTACAAGGGTACTAAAATCAATATCATCGACACACCTGGTCACGCAGATTTTGGTGGTGAGGTAGAACGTGTATTGAACATGGCAGATGGTGTGTTACTGTTGGTAGATGCCTTTGAAGGTCCTATGCCACAAACCCGCTTTGTATTGCAAAAGGCCATCGACCTTGGTTTGAAGCCTTGTGTAGTGGTCAATAAAGTAGATAAGGAAAACTGTACACCAGACGAGGTACACGAGTCTGTTTTTGACCTGATGTTTGAATTGGGTGCAGAAGAATGGCAGCTGGATTTCCCTACCGTTTATGGTAGTGCAAAAAACAACTGGATGTCAGAGGACTGGAAGAACGAGACCAGCAATATCGAGCCATTGCTGGATATGGTGATTGAGCATGTTCCAGCTCCTAAAGTAGAAGAAGGAACCACTCAAATGTTGATCACTTCTCTAGACTTCTCAAACTACACCGGTCGTATCGCGATAGGTAGAGTAAAAAGAGGTTCCATGAAAGAAGGACAAAATGTGACATTGTGCAAACGTGATGGTTCTATGACCAAAACAAAGGTCAAAGAAGTATACGTTTTTGACGGTATGGGAAAAGCCAAGGCAGAAGAAGTCATGGCAGGTGATATTTGTGCGATCGTAGGTCTGGAAGGTTTTGAAATAGGCGACAGTGTGGCTGACTTTGAAAACCCAGAAGCTATGGAAACCATCGCTATCGATGAGCCTACCATGAGCATGTTGTTCACCATCAACGATTCACCATTCTTTGGTAAGGACGGTAAGTTTGTGACCTCACGTCACATCAAGGATCGTTTGACTAAGGAATTGGAAAAAAACCTTGCCTTGCAGGTACACGATACTGGTGCTGCAGATAAGTTCATGGTATTTGGCCGTGGCGTATTGCACCTTTCTGTATTGATTGAAACCATGCGTCGTGAAGGTTACGAATTACAGATAGGTCAACCACAGGTAATCATCAAGGAAGTAGATGGTGTAAAATGTGAGCCTATTGAAGAGTTGTCTATCGACTTGCCAGAGAATGTAAGCGGTAAGGCAGTTGACATGGTTACTTTGCGTAAAGGTGAAATGACCAGTATGGCACCTAAGGGCGACCGTATGTTGATTGAATTTAAGATCCCATCACGTGGTATCATAGGGTTGAGAAACCAATTGATCACCGCCACTGCTGGTGAGGCCATCATGAACCACCGTTTTATAGGTTTTGAACCTTATAAAGGTGAGATTTCTGGACGTATCAATGGATCCATGATTTCTATGGAAAAGGGAACAGCGATTCCTTACTCGATGGATAAGCTTCAGGATCGTGGTAAATTCTTTATCCATCCAGGAGAAGAGATTTATGGTGGACAAGTAGTAGGTGAGAACTCAAGACCAGATGATCTTGCGATCAACTTGACTAAAACCAAAAAACTTTCCAACGTACGTAGTGCAGGAAACGACGATAAGGTAAAGATTGCGCCACCGGTAAAGTTCACGTTAGAAGAAGCCCTGGAATACATCCAGAAGGATGAATATGTAGAGGTAACTCCTAACCACTTGAGATTGCGTAAAATCTATCTTGACGAGAATGAGCGCAAACGTAGAGGTAAGGAATTGAGCTAG
- a CDS encoding type II toxin-antitoxin system ParD family antitoxin gives MKNTSISLGNYFDQFVQTQVSAGRYKNVSEVIRAGLRLLENEESKVIALRNAIQEGIDSGIAHDFDPKKNLEELKAKRKKNG, from the coding sequence ATGAAAAATACATCAATATCGCTCGGAAATTATTTTGACCAGTTTGTACAAACCCAAGTTTCTGCTGGACGGTATAAAAATGTAAGCGAAGTAATCAGAGCTGGACTTCGACTTTTAGAAAATGAGGAAAGCAAAGTAATTGCGTTAAGAAATGCTATTCAAGAAGGAATTGATAGTGGAATTGCTCACGATTTCGACCCAAAAAAAAATCTTGAGGAATTAAAAGCTAAACGCAAAAAGAATGGCTAA
- a CDS encoding type II toxin-antitoxin system RelE/ParE family toxin has product MAKYELTNKAVADLNRIWEYTVENWSENQADRYYDMLLDICQDIADNQELGKNYNGIKSNLFGLKANRHIIFYRKRIDHPIEITRILHGQMDLKNRITE; this is encoded by the coding sequence ATGGCTAAATACGAATTGACCAATAAGGCTGTAGCTGACTTAAATAGAATTTGGGAGTATACAGTTGAGAATTGGTCTGAAAATCAAGCTGACAGATATTACGATATGCTTCTTGATATTTGCCAAGATATAGCTGACAATCAAGAATTAGGAAAAAACTATAATGGGATTAAATCTAACCTTTTCGGACTAAAAGCAAATCGACACATAATATTTTATCGAAAAAGAATTGACCATCCGATTGAAATAACAAGAATTTTACACGGTCAAATGGATTTGAAAAACAGAATAACCGAATAA
- a CDS encoding peptidylprolyl isomerase has translation MSQVQANDTVKVHYTGKLKNDGRVFDTSENREPLEAKLGQNQLIPGFEKGLTGMKVNEKKTIEIPMAEAYGDVQKELFHKVERNQLPEEIKPEVGMGLMAKNPDGSERQLRVADVKDDFIIVDANHPLAGQDLVFELEVVGIN, from the coding sequence ATGAGTCAAGTACAAGCAAACGATACGGTAAAAGTTCATTACACGGGTAAATTGAAAAATGACGGTCGTGTCTTTGATACATCAGAAAATAGAGAACCTTTAGAAGCAAAATTGGGCCAAAACCAATTGATTCCAGGTTTTGAAAAAGGACTGACCGGAATGAAGGTGAACGAGAAAAAAACGATTGAAATCCCTATGGCTGAAGCTTATGGTGATGTTCAAAAAGAATTGTTCCATAAAGTTGAACGCAATCAATTGCCAGAAGAAATCAAACCAGAAGTAGGAATGGGATTGATGGCAAAAAATCCAGATGGATCTGAGCGTCAATTGCGCGTTGCAGATGTAAAGGATGATTTTATCATTGTAGATGCCAATCACCCACTTGCCGGACAAGATCTGGTATTTGAACTGGAAGTTGTCGGTATCAACTAG
- a CDS encoding PH domain-containing protein, with protein sequence MSFIDKMLGNAGEVTAEELLKEYGHLLIEGETIEMGFVLFRDVFLFTTKRLILIDKQGLTGKKMDVKSMPYKSISRFSLETAGTFDRDAELKIWISSENLPSVSKKFSKAVDVYKVQRLLATKTC encoded by the coding sequence ATGAGTTTTATAGATAAAATGCTGGGTAATGCAGGAGAAGTTACCGCAGAAGAATTGCTGAAAGAATATGGTCATCTCCTTATTGAAGGCGAAACTATTGAAATGGGATTTGTCCTTTTTAGAGATGTATTCCTGTTCACCACAAAGCGCTTGATCTTGATTGACAAACAAGGGCTGACGGGAAAGAAAATGGATGTGAAGTCCATGCCTTATAAAAGCATCTCAAGATTCTCACTGGAGACTGCTGGGACCTTTGACCGTGATGCGGAACTTAAAATCTGGATCTCAAGCGAGAACTTGCCCAGTGTAAGTAAGAAATTCTCAAAGGCGGTAGATGTTTATAAGGTACAAAGACTGCTGGCTACCAAGACGTGCTAG
- a CDS encoding bacteriorhodopsin-like, producing MKSLLLNLEVAQMATDDYVGFTFFVGSMAMMAASAFFFLSLSNFNTKWRTSVLVSGLITFIAAVHYFYMRDYYATFDDSPTFFRYVDWVLTVPLMCVEFYLILKVAGAKVGLMWKLIFLSVVMLVTGYFGEVVALGNPTGQWIWGLISGIAYFMIVYIIWFGEAKKLAVSAGGSVLKAHKILCWFVLVGWAIYPLGYILGTEGGLFGLQLVEDPKAAQESMDVVYNIGDAINKIGFGLVIYALATSSMKDKATA from the coding sequence ATGAAATCTTTACTTTTAAATCTGGAAGTAGCCCAAATGGCTACCGATGATTATGTTGGTTTTACCTTCTTTGTAGGTAGTATGGCCATGATGGCTGCCAGTGCATTCTTCTTTTTGTCATTGAGTAATTTCAATACAAAATGGAGAACGTCTGTGTTAGTATCTGGTTTGATCACCTTTATTGCAGCAGTACATTACTTCTACATGAGAGATTATTATGCCACGTTTGATGATTCCCCAACGTTCTTTAGATACGTTGACTGGGTATTGACCGTGCCGCTTATGTGTGTGGAGTTCTATCTTATCTTAAAGGTAGCCGGTGCAAAGGTAGGCTTGATGTGGAAGTTAATTTTCCTATCTGTAGTGATGCTGGTTACAGGATACTTTGGTGAGGTTGTAGCTTTAGGTAACCCTACTGGACAATGGATTTGGGGATTGATCTCTGGTATCGCATACTTTATGATCGTATATATTATCTGGTTTGGTGAGGCTAAGAAGCTTGCGGTATCTGCAGGTGGTTCCGTTTTGAAAGCCCACAAAATACTTTGTTGGTTTGTTCTTGTTGGATGGGCGATCTATCCACTAGGATACATTTTAGGAACTGAAGGTGGTTTATTCGGTCTACAGTTAGTAGAAGATCCCAAGGCGGCTCAAGAGTCCATGGATGTGGTCTACAACATAGGAGATGCCATTAATAAAATCGGTTTTGGTCTTGTGATTTATGCTCTAGCAACGAGCTCTATGAAGGACAAAGCAACCGCATAG
- the ffh gene encoding signal recognition particle protein, with protein MFDNLTDKLDKAMHVLKGHGSITEVNVADTLKEIRRALVDADVNYKIAKEFTATAKQKALGQGVLTTLKPGQLLTKIVKDELTELMGGSVEGINLSGNPSIILMSGLQGSGKTTFSGKLANFLKTKKSKKPLLVACDIYRPAAIDQLHVVGEQIGVEVFSNRDEKDPVKISQAAIAYAKQNGFNAVIIDTAGRLAIDEQMMTEIADVHAAVKPHETLFVVDSMTGQDAVNTAKAFNERLNFDGVVLTKLDGDTRGGAALSIKSVVDKPIKFIGTGEKMEAIDVFYPERMADRILGMGDVVSLVERAQEQFDEEEARKLSKKIAKNQFGFDDFLNQIQQIKKMGNMKDLMGMIPGAGKMLKDVDIDDDAFKGIEAIIHSMTVQERTQPQVINGSRKKRIAAGSGTSVTEVNQLLKQFDQMSKMMKMMQGGKGKAMMQAMSKMR; from the coding sequence ATGTTTGATAATTTAACGGATAAGCTGGACAAAGCGATGCACGTCCTTAAGGGACACGGTAGCATCACAGAAGTCAACGTTGCAGATACACTAAAAGAAATACGTCGCGCACTTGTAGATGCCGATGTCAATTATAAAATCGCCAAAGAATTTACCGCAACGGCAAAGCAAAAGGCACTAGGTCAAGGCGTTCTCACGACGCTCAAGCCAGGACAGCTACTTACTAAAATTGTCAAGGACGAGCTAACAGAATTAATGGGCGGCTCTGTAGAGGGCATCAACCTTTCTGGCAACCCTAGCATTATCTTGATGTCTGGTCTACAAGGTTCTGGTAAAACGACCTTTTCTGGTAAACTGGCTAACTTCCTTAAAACCAAAAAGAGTAAAAAACCCTTGTTGGTTGCCTGTGATATCTATCGTCCTGCGGCGATCGACCAGCTGCACGTTGTAGGTGAGCAAATAGGTGTTGAGGTATTTTCCAACCGTGATGAGAAAGATCCTGTAAAGATTTCTCAAGCCGCGATCGCCTATGCCAAACAAAACGGATTTAATGCGGTGATTATAGATACCGCTGGCCGACTTGCCATTGATGAGCAAATGATGACCGAGATTGCAGATGTTCATGCTGCGGTCAAACCACACGAGACCTTATTTGTAGTAGATTCCATGACGGGTCAAGATGCGGTCAATACGGCCAAGGCCTTTAACGAGCGCCTAAATTTTGATGGTGTCGTCCTAACTAAGCTGGATGGTGATACTCGCGGTGGTGCGGCCTTGTCGATCAAATCTGTGGTGGACAAGCCTATCAAGTTTATTGGTACCGGTGAGAAAATGGAAGCGATCGATGTGTTCTATCCAGAACGTATGGCAGATCGTATTCTGGGAATGGGTGATGTCGTATCGCTGGTAGAGCGTGCCCAAGAACAGTTTGATGAAGAGGAAGCCCGCAAGCTGAGTAAGAAGATTGCCAAAAATCAATTCGGTTTTGATGATTTCTTGAACCAGATCCAGCAAATCAAGAAAATGGGAAACATGAAGGATCTCATGGGAATGATTCCTGGTGCTGGTAAAATGTTGAAAGATGTGGACATTGACGATGATGCCTTTAAAGGTATTGAAGCCATTATCCATTCCATGACCGTACAAGAAAGAACACAGCCACAGGTCATCAACGGCTCCCGTAAAAAACGCATTGCTGCCGGTAGCGGTACGTCTGTGACAGAGGTCAATCAGCTGTTAAAACAATTTGACCAGATGAGTAAAATGATGAAGATGATGCAAGGCGGTAAAGGCAAGGCAATGATGCAGGCCATGAGCAAAATGAGGTAA
- a CDS encoding four helix bundle protein, translating to MKEKPFELEKRTYNFANDVRKLVRGLKYNLQNQEDGKQLIRSSGSVGANYIESNEHISLKDFQHRIKICRKEAKECGYWLRLLQENNTDDHDLYLDLIDEANQLKLIFNSMIKK from the coding sequence ATGAAAGAAAAGCCGTTTGAACTAGAGAAGAGGACTTATAATTTTGCTAATGATGTGCGTAAATTAGTTAGAGGTTTAAAATATAATTTGCAAAATCAGGAGGATGGTAAACAATTAATTAGAAGCAGTGGATCTGTTGGCGCAAATTATATCGAATCAAATGAGCACATCAGCTTAAAAGATTTTCAACATAGGATCAAAATCTGTCGCAAAGAAGCAAAAGAATGTGGTTATTGGTTACGCTTATTGCAGGAAAATAATACTGACGATCATGACCTATATTTAGACTTAATTGATGAAGCCAACCAATTGAAGTTAATATTCAATTCCATGATCAAAAAATAG